The Apibacter raozihei genome contains a region encoding:
- a CDS encoding phosphatidate cytidylyltransferase — MNSLFRLDILKKDEILLVIAIIFVLLIVASLLFFIIGLIKPTPILKELKSRTNSWWIIVFIFIIVIFLDKRISFVGIAFLSFLSFRELYSILDFRDSDRRAVFWSFLAIPINYYLAYAGWYSAFIVFIPVWMFLFLPVRLIIKGDTKGIVKSMASLQWITVLSIFCLSHTAFLLSLPEIHGFLNGGRGLLLFLVFMTEINDISQYVWGKILGEHKIIPTISENKTWEGLIGGIISTTIIGYFLGFLTPLSLWPLLLVSFMISVSGFFGSLVITAIKKDIGILEENNAVSGQKSILDRVDSLFYTAPVFFHLVYYFAY; from the coding sequence ATTAGTCATAGCAATAATTTTTGTCCTTTTAATAGTTGCTTCACTATTATTTTTTATAATAGGACTGATAAAACCTACGCCCATATTAAAAGAGTTAAAGTCAAGAACCAATTCATGGTGGATTATCGTTTTTATATTTATAATTGTTATTTTTTTAGATAAAAGAATTTCCTTTGTAGGAATTGCTTTTCTTTCTTTTTTATCTTTCCGTGAATTATATTCAATACTGGATTTCAGAGATTCTGACCGAAGAGCTGTTTTTTGGTCATTTTTAGCAATACCCATCAATTATTATCTGGCGTATGCAGGTTGGTATAGTGCATTTATAGTATTTATACCTGTATGGATGTTTTTATTTTTACCTGTAAGGCTTATCATCAAAGGTGATACTAAAGGTATTGTTAAGTCCATGGCTTCATTACAATGGATTACTGTTTTATCCATATTTTGCCTCAGCCATACTGCATTTCTATTATCCTTACCAGAAATTCATGGTTTTTTGAACGGAGGCAGAGGTCTTCTTTTATTTTTAGTATTTATGACAGAAATAAATGATATTTCGCAGTATGTGTGGGGCAAGATACTGGGAGAACATAAAATAATACCCACAATCAGCGAAAATAAAACCTGGGAAGGCTTAATAGGAGGAATTATAAGTACAACAATTATTGGATATTTTTTAGGATTTCTGACTCCTTTGTCATTGTGGCCCTTGCTATTGGTAAGCTTTATGATTTCGGTATCTGGTTTTTTTGGATCGTTGGTGATAACTGCTATAAAAAAAGATATTGGAATATTAGAAGAGAATAATGCTGTTTCCGGACAGAAAAGTATACTGGATAGAGTAGATTCTTTATTTTATACAGCACCCGTATTTTTTCATCTGGTATATTATTTTGCATATTAA
- a CDS encoding lysophospholipid acyltransferase family protein, giving the protein MRKLILIFVYTICIKNFLKWVIGVKFDSSSFLLKEKSFIIVANHNSHLDALSIMASLPPSLIDKVKPVAAKDYFGKTRLQEKLSNYFVNTLLIDRKKVLLNNNSQGDPIHLMDNALKEGYSLIIFPEGSRGNPDVSQPLKKGVAYVLLSNKQVNYIPVYLEGLGKALPKGDHLILPHKASLTFGTPKMISSDDPQEIVDQIQREIFELKEK; this is encoded by the coding sequence ATGAGAAAGCTTATACTGATTTTTGTATATACCATTTGTATTAAAAATTTTCTCAAGTGGGTAATAGGAGTCAAATTTGATTCATCATCTTTTCTTTTAAAAGAAAAGAGCTTTATAATAGTGGCTAATCACAACAGTCATTTGGATGCACTTTCCATTATGGCTTCTCTACCGCCTTCACTTATAGACAAAGTTAAACCTGTAGCAGCAAAAGATTATTTTGGTAAAACAAGGTTGCAAGAAAAATTAAGTAATTATTTCGTTAACACCCTCTTAATAGATAGAAAAAAAGTTTTATTAAATAATAATTCTCAAGGTGACCCTATACATTTAATGGATAATGCTTTAAAAGAAGGATATTCGCTTATAATATTTCCTGAAGGGAGCAGAGGGAATCCAGATGTTTCTCAGCCACTTAAGAAAGGTGTGGCATACGTATTGCTATCAAATAAGCAGGTCAATTATATTCCGGTTTATCTTGAAGGATTAGGAAAAGCTTTACCCAAGGGGGATCATTTAATTTTACCTCATAAAGCTTCGCTTACCTTCGGAACTCCTAAAATGATTAGTTCAGATGATCCTCAGGAAATAGTAGATCAGATTCAAAGAGAAATTTTTGAATTAAAAGAAAAATGA
- a CDS encoding bifunctional alpha/beta hydrolase/class I SAM-dependent methyltransferase, which produces MNKSEPDWSISENHFATADGVSIYYRHWQPNQVNQYVRTIVILHRGHEHSGRVAHIVEELGFKDTSFFAWDARGNGKSEGERGYSPDFATLVNDLELFIRHISEKYQIPISSIIIIAQSLGAVIATTWVHDYAPKIKALILTSPAFKLHLRYPGALIAVKIWQKIKGNFYLKSYIKGKELSHDLNRATSYHNDPLVSLQISSNLLIGIFDTSARIVSDAQAIQVPTLLLISEEDKIVHKKVQEEFYLALGSSIKEKHNFSGFFHDTLGEKERYKAFKAIKNFIEKVEFIYVPINLKNSDQKGVTYDEYVQSILPIPFYSIKNIYYFFLKSYIKMVGKRISKGLKLSHQFGLNSPISLEYIYNNQPEAIGVMKNVGIGKYLDKKYLDRLIWKGLRIRKSNLENLVGKYVKKLNKSEVSVSILDVATGHGGCILNIVDLYKDKIDSILLCDVNESNVRAGEKYIKQNKLQNKAQCLKSDFFSESLFSNIKFLPTLSIISGFCELFPDNNKLNHALELLTGIIPKGGYLIYTNQSGHTHNEILNRILNKSSLKNKTPQIIRRRIQAEMDQLIENFGFEKVEQLIDPWGIYTVSVAKKFK; this is translated from the coding sequence ATGAATAAATCCGAACCCGATTGGTCTATTTCCGAAAACCATTTTGCAACAGCAGATGGGGTCTCTATATATTACAGACATTGGCAGCCTAATCAGGTTAATCAATATGTTCGTACTATTGTTATATTGCATCGAGGACATGAGCATTCTGGCAGGGTAGCTCATATAGTTGAGGAATTAGGATTTAAAGATACTTCATTTTTTGCCTGGGATGCACGTGGAAACGGAAAGTCGGAAGGAGAGAGAGGATATAGTCCTGATTTTGCAACTCTTGTCAATGATTTGGAATTATTTATAAGACATATATCTGAAAAGTACCAGATACCTATAAGCAGTATTATAATTATTGCACAAAGTTTAGGTGCAGTAATAGCAACAACCTGGGTTCATGATTATGCCCCAAAAATTAAAGCTTTAATTTTAACTTCACCAGCATTTAAATTACATTTAAGATATCCCGGTGCTCTAATTGCTGTTAAAATATGGCAAAAAATTAAAGGCAATTTTTATTTAAAATCATATATCAAAGGTAAAGAACTTTCCCATGATTTAAACAGGGCTACTTCTTATCATAATGATCCCTTAGTATCCTTGCAGATATCGTCTAATTTGTTAATTGGTATATTTGATACATCTGCTCGAATTGTATCTGATGCACAAGCAATACAAGTACCTACATTGTTGCTCATTTCTGAAGAGGATAAAATAGTTCACAAAAAAGTTCAAGAAGAATTTTATCTCGCATTAGGTTCTTCCATTAAAGAAAAACATAATTTCAGTGGCTTTTTTCACGATACATTAGGAGAAAAAGAAAGATACAAAGCATTTAAAGCGATTAAAAATTTTATTGAAAAAGTAGAGTTTATTTATGTTCCGATAAATTTAAAAAATTCAGATCAAAAGGGGGTAACGTATGATGAATACGTTCAATCAATTCTTCCTATCCCTTTTTATAGTATAAAAAATATTTATTATTTTTTCTTAAAGTCATACATAAAGATGGTTGGAAAAAGAATTTCCAAAGGCTTGAAATTAAGTCACCAATTCGGTTTAAATTCTCCTATTTCTTTAGAGTACATATATAATAATCAACCAGAGGCTATAGGGGTTATGAAAAATGTAGGTATAGGTAAATATTTAGATAAAAAATATTTAGATCGGCTAATATGGAAAGGATTGAGAATTAGGAAAAGTAACTTGGAAAATCTTGTAGGTAAATACGTTAAAAAATTAAATAAATCTGAAGTTTCCGTAAGTATTTTAGATGTAGCTACCGGGCACGGAGGGTGCATACTGAATATCGTTGACCTGTATAAAGATAAAATTGACAGTATCCTGTTATGTGATGTAAATGAATCGAATGTTAGAGCAGGAGAAAAATATATCAAACAAAATAAATTACAAAATAAAGCTCAATGTTTAAAATCTGATTTTTTTAGCGAATCTCTTTTTTCAAATATTAAATTCCTACCCACTTTAAGCATTATTTCAGGTTTTTGTGAATTGTTCCCTGATAATAATAAATTAAATCACGCTTTAGAGCTTCTTACCGGAATTATACCTAAGGGAGGTTACTTAATCTATACTAATCAATCCGGTCATACGCATAATGAAATATTAAACAGAATATTGAATAAAAGTTCTTTAAAAAACAAAACTCCTCAAATTATAAGAAGAAGAATACAAGCAGAAATGGATCAGCTAATTGAAAATTTTGGTTTTGAAAAAGTAGAACAGCTTATTGATCCCTGGGGTATTTATACTGTTTCTGTGGCTAAAAAATTTAAATAG
- the bshB1 gene encoding bacillithiol biosynthesis deacetylase BshB1 has translation MKLDILAIGAHPDDVELGCGGTLAKMISFDKKVGIIDLTQGELGTRGTAETRKYEASEASKILGVSVRKNLNMRDGFFLNNETNQLEVIKIIRKYQPEYVLANAVDDRHPDHGKASKLVYDACFLSGLVKVETFYDDKPQPVWRPKYVFNYIQWNEAKPDFIIDISEFLNQKVEACMAYKTQFYDPDSKEPTTPITSSNFKKSIIYRAENLGRLIGTDSGEGFTTQKWIGLKDFENFI, from the coding sequence ATGAAATTAGATATTTTAGCTATAGGAGCTCATCCTGATGATGTAGAGCTTGGCTGTGGCGGAACATTAGCCAAGATGATTTCTTTTGATAAAAAAGTAGGAATTATAGACTTAACTCAAGGAGAACTTGGTACCCGTGGAACTGCTGAAACCCGTAAATACGAAGCCAGCGAAGCTTCTAAAATTTTAGGAGTTTCAGTTAGAAAGAATTTAAACATGAGAGATGGTTTTTTTCTAAATAATGAAACAAACCAATTGGAGGTTATAAAAATAATACGGAAATATCAACCTGAATATGTTTTAGCTAATGCTGTTGATGATAGACACCCAGATCATGGCAAGGCTTCTAAATTAGTTTATGATGCCTGTTTCTTATCAGGTCTAGTCAAAGTAGAAACATTTTATGATGATAAGCCTCAACCGGTATGGAGACCTAAGTATGTTTTTAATTACATACAATGGAATGAAGCTAAGCCAGACTTTATTATAGATATTTCTGAATTTTTAAATCAGAAAGTAGAAGCTTGTATGGCTTATAAGACCCAGTTTTATGATCCAGACTCCAAAGAACCCACTACACCTATAACTTCTTCTAATTTTAAGAAAAGTATTATTTACAGGGCAGAAAATCTGGGAAGACTTATCGGAACTGATTCAGGAGAAGGTTTTACTACTCAAAAATGGATTGGATTAAAAGATTTTGAAAATTTTATTTGA
- a CDS encoding type B 50S ribosomal protein L31, producing the protein MKKDIHPDNYRLVVFKDMSNDEVFICRSTAETKDTIEYEGTEYPLVKMEISSTSHPFYTGKVKLVDTAGRVDKFFNKYKNYKK; encoded by the coding sequence ATGAAAAAAGACATTCATCCGGATAATTATAGATTAGTTGTTTTCAAAGACATGAGTAACGACGAGGTGTTTATTTGCCGTTCGACAGCAGAAACAAAAGACACTATTGAGTATGAAGGAACAGAATACCCATTGGTTAAAATGGAGATTTCAAGTACTTCTCACCCATTCTATACCGGAAAAGTTAAGTTAGTTGACACTGCCGGAAGAGTTGACAAGTTCTTTAATAAATACAAGAATTACAAAAAGTAA
- a CDS encoding isocitrate dehydrogenase (NADP(+)) has translation MQKIKVLNPVVEMDGDEMTRIIWKFIKDKLILPYLDIDLKYFDLGIENRDKTNDQVTIDSAEATKKYNVAVKCATITPDEARVKEFNLKKMWKSPNGTIRNIVGGTVFREPIIMNNVPRYVQGWTQPIVIGRHAFGDQYKATDVVTKGPGKLTMTFTPENGEPQTWDVYDFKDSGVALSMYNTDESIRGFAHSSFQMALTKKWPLYLSTKNTILKAYDGRFKDIFQEIYENEYQNKFKELGITYEHRLIDDMVASAMKWNGGFVWACKNYDGDVQSDTVAQGFGSLGLMASVLVTPDGKTVEAEAAHGTVTRHYRLHQEGKETSTNPIASIFAWTRGLIHRGKLDNTPELVNFAETLEKVCIETVENGKMTKDLALLVKGDKLTRADYLNTEEFLDAIDQGLQTKLN, from the coding sequence ATGCAAAAAATAAAAGTACTTAACCCGGTAGTTGAAATGGATGGGGATGAAATGACCAGAATAATCTGGAAATTTATCAAGGATAAATTAATTCTTCCTTATTTAGATATCGACTTAAAATATTTTGATTTAGGAATTGAAAATAGGGATAAAACAAATGATCAGGTAACTATTGATTCGGCAGAAGCTACAAAAAAATATAATGTTGCAGTAAAGTGTGCAACAATCACTCCTGATGAAGCCCGCGTAAAAGAATTTAATCTTAAAAAAATGTGGAAATCTCCCAATGGTACTATTCGTAATATTGTTGGTGGAACTGTATTCAGAGAACCCATAATCATGAATAATGTTCCTCGTTATGTACAGGGATGGACACAACCTATTGTTATAGGAAGACATGCGTTTGGTGATCAATATAAAGCCACAGACGTTGTCACGAAAGGTCCTGGTAAATTAACCATGACTTTTACACCAGAAAACGGAGAGCCTCAGACCTGGGATGTTTATGATTTTAAAGATAGCGGTGTTGCCTTATCAATGTATAATACCGATGAATCCATCAGAGGCTTTGCCCATTCGTCTTTCCAAATGGCATTAACTAAAAAATGGCCATTATATTTATCTACAAAAAATACTATTCTGAAAGCATACGATGGAAGATTTAAAGATATATTTCAGGAAATTTATGAGAATGAGTATCAGAATAAATTTAAAGAGCTAGGTATTACTTATGAACACAGATTAATTGATGATATGGTAGCATCAGCAATGAAATGGAATGGTGGATTTGTATGGGCATGTAAAAATTATGATGGTGATGTACAATCTGATACTGTAGCACAAGGTTTTGGCTCTTTAGGACTGATGGCTTCCGTATTGGTTACACCGGATGGTAAAACTGTAGAAGCAGAGGCTGCTCACGGAACAGTTACCCGCCATTACAGACTTCATCAGGAAGGAAAAGAAACATCTACTAACCCTATTGCTTCTATCTTTGCCTGGACAAGAGGATTAATACATAGAGGAAAACTAGACAATACTCCTGAGCTGGTAAATTTTGCTGAAACTCTTGAAAAAGTTTGTATAGAAACTGTTGAAAATGGAAAAATGACTAAAGATTTAGCTCTTTTAGTTAAAGGAGATAAACTGACCAGAGCAGATTACTTAAACACGGAAGAGTTTTTGGACGCTATTGATCAAGGTTTACAAACAAAATTAAATTAA
- a CDS encoding CoA-binding protein: MKKTLVIGASENPERYSYKAVKLLRQYEHPVVAIGNKEGSIGDVSFSKELPDIIDLDTITLYLNPDRQKEYYEYIISLKPKRIIFNPGTENNELVNLAQDNNIVSEEACTLVLLRTNQY; encoded by the coding sequence ATGAAAAAAACGTTGGTTATAGGCGCTTCGGAAAATCCAGAAAGATATAGTTACAAAGCGGTTAAACTTTTAAGACAATATGAGCATCCGGTTGTAGCTATAGGAAATAAAGAGGGCTCAATAGGAGATGTCTCTTTTTCCAAAGAATTGCCTGATATCATTGATTTGGATACCATAACTTTATATTTAAATCCTGATAGGCAAAAAGAGTATTATGAATATATTATTTCTTTGAAGCCTAAAAGAATTATATTTAATCCGGGAACAGAAAATAATGAGTTAGTAAACTTGGCACAGGATAACAATATTGTTTCAGAAGAGGCCTGTACATTGGTATTATTAAGAACCAATCAATATTAG
- a CDS encoding nuclear transport factor 2 family protein yields MKKVILSIVVLILGMISSCEKKKNETENKTSTERFETINNSAENNKKLVLDFYQKLFGDKDLSAIDKYVAEDYIQHNPTVADGAEALKKEAEIWFKGQGKTSIDVQHAAAEGDLVFLHIKNSNPDGTLTSTIDIFKVINGKIVEHWDVHQNVPKESKNQHPMF; encoded by the coding sequence ATGAAAAAAGTAATCTTAAGCATTGTCGTTTTAATTTTAGGAATGATATCAAGTTGTGAAAAGAAAAAAAATGAAACGGAAAACAAGACTTCAACTGAACGTTTTGAAACAATAAATAATTCGGCAGAAAATAACAAAAAACTAGTATTAGATTTTTATCAGAAACTTTTTGGAGATAAAGACTTATCTGCAATCGACAAGTATGTTGCTGAAGACTATATTCAACATAATCCTACAGTTGCAGACGGAGCAGAAGCATTAAAAAAAGAAGCTGAAATATGGTTTAAAGGTCAGGGAAAAACTAGTATTGACGTGCAGCACGCAGCAGCTGAAGGAGATCTAGTTTTTTTACACATTAAAAATTCAAATCCTGATGGAACACTTACTTCTACTATAGATATTTTTAAGGTAATCAATGGAAAAATAGTTGAGCATTGGGATGTACATCAAAATGTACCTAAAGAATCTAAAAACCAACACCCTATGTTCTAA